The following are from one region of the Lacinutrix sp. Bg11-31 genome:
- a CDS encoding ABC transporter permease: MLKILKYSFFDLMRSRWSYVYFAFYLLLGVVLLFLNNDLSKAVITLMNVIIVLVPLIGTIFGVMYYYNSQEFTELLLAQPIKRSSIFLGQYLGVALSLSMSLILGLGIPFVFYGLFESSAIWDFSLLLITGTFLTLIFTALAFNIALSNENKIKGFGYAILLWLFLAVIYDGLFLMTLIMFEDYPLDKISLIGTMLNPIDLSRTLILLKLDISALLGYTGAVFKQFFGTSFGLIVSFVMLTIWVILPVFRIVFKSKRKDF; the protein is encoded by the coding sequence ATGCTTAAAATATTAAAATATAGTTTTTTCGATTTGATGCGTAGTCGTTGGAGTTACGTCTATTTTGCATTCTATTTATTGCTTGGTGTTGTGTTACTATTTTTAAACAACGACTTATCTAAAGCAGTTATTACTTTAATGAATGTAATAATCGTTCTCGTACCTTTAATAGGAACCATTTTTGGCGTTATGTATTATTATAATTCACAAGAATTTACAGAGTTACTTTTAGCACAACCCATAAAAAGATCATCCATATTTTTAGGTCAATATTTAGGAGTTGCATTATCCTTATCTATGAGTTTAATTTTAGGCTTAGGGATTCCGTTTGTGTTTTATGGTTTGTTTGAAAGTAGTGCCATTTGGGACTTTTCTTTATTATTAATTACAGGAACATTTTTAACCTTAATCTTTACTGCATTAGCTTTTAATATTGCACTTTCTAACGAAAATAAAATCAAAGGTTTTGGTTATGCTATTCTACTTTGGCTATTTCTTGCTGTAATTTATGACGGCCTATTTTTAATGACTTTAATTATGTTTGAAGATTATCCTTTAGACAAAATATCGTTAATTGGAACCATGCTAAATCCAATAGATTTATCTAGAACACTTATACTTTTAAAGTTAGATATCTCCGCACTTTTAGGTTATACTGGAGCAGTTTTTAAGCAATTTTTCGGTACAAGTTTCGGGCTTATTGTATCTTTCGTAATGCTTACGATATGGGTAATTCTACCAGTCTTCCGCATTGTATTTAAATCTAAAAGAAAAGACTTTTAA
- a CDS encoding nitrous oxide reductase accessory protein NosL, with product MKTLKHYLTLILLLIFVSCNVSPKTIEYGSDGCHFCKMTIVDKLHAAEFVTKKGKAYKFDATECMVNYFDEFDTSEIELYLTNYFSKPETFTDATKATYLISKNIPSPMGAFLTAFQHKSEAKKMQSEKGGELYSWTELIAHLKN from the coding sequence ATGAAAACACTAAAACACTATTTAACACTTATATTATTACTAATTTTTGTAAGTTGTAATGTCTCTCCAAAAACCATAGAATATGGTAGTGATGGTTGCCACTTTTGTAAAATGACCATTGTAGATAAATTACATGCAGCAGAGTTTGTTACCAAAAAAGGTAAAGCTTACAAATTTGATGCAACAGAATGTATGGTTAATTATTTTGATGAATTTGACACTTCTGAAATAGAATTATACCTAACAAACTATTTTTCAAAACCTGAAACTTTTACAGATGCTACCAAAGCAACGTATTTAATAAGTAAAAACATCCCTAGTCCAATGGGAGCATTTTTAACCGCTTTTCAACACAAGAGTGAAGCAAAAAAAATGCAATCAGAAAAAGGCGGAGAGTTGTATTCTTGGACAGAGTTAATAGCACATTTAAAAAACTAG
- a CDS encoding TolC family protein has translation MRKILILFSFIISTIAYGQETKTSFSLQEAIDYALENNRESKNATLNIDSAKAQQWETIANGLPQMGATIDYINNIKQQFKEPVDFGDDGIIDFGAKQSVNANVTVNQLIFDGSYLVGLQASKVFLEISRNSKEKTDLEIRKAVINAYGNVLLTKESISILKKNISILKKNLNDITKIFENGLEEEESVEQIKITLSGVKSNLNNVIRLQGIGNKMLNITLGKDINDVIITSDSLDTLAAQNITITLFEISDDVKNTIDFKIADNDKRSKELLVKLEKSKALPTVGAFISGGYLGNSQKFTFLNNNQQWVGTANFGARITIPIFGVGLQSARTQRAKINLNIAENNLKETEQQLKLKIASAKSEYQFAIEEYDNKKDNLRLAERIEKKNQTKFFEGIGSSFELRQAQTQLYTAQNQLLQTMLDVINKKAELETVLNNISQK, from the coding sequence ATGAGAAAAATACTCATATTATTTAGTTTTATAATTAGCACAATTGCATACGGTCAAGAAACCAAAACCTCGTTTTCTTTACAAGAAGCTATTGATTATGCCTTAGAAAACAATCGAGAATCTAAAAATGCTACTTTAAATATTGATTCTGCAAAAGCTCAACAATGGGAAACGATTGCAAATGGCTTACCACAAATGGGAGCAACAATCGATTATATTAATAATATTAAACAACAGTTTAAAGAACCAGTAGATTTTGGAGACGATGGCATTATAGATTTTGGTGCTAAACAATCTGTAAATGCAAACGTAACAGTAAATCAATTAATTTTTGACGGCTCTTATTTAGTTGGACTTCAAGCATCTAAAGTGTTTTTAGAGATTTCTAGAAATAGTAAAGAAAAAACAGATCTTGAAATAAGAAAAGCAGTAATTAATGCATATGGAAACGTTTTACTTACAAAAGAAAGTATCTCTATTTTAAAAAAAAACATAAGTATTCTTAAAAAAAACTTGAATGACATCACTAAGATTTTCGAAAATGGTTTAGAAGAAGAAGAAAGTGTTGAGCAAATTAAAATAACGCTTTCTGGTGTAAAAAGTAATCTTAATAATGTTATAAGACTTCAAGGTATTGGAAATAAAATGTTGAATATTACTCTTGGAAAAGACATTAACGATGTAATTATTACAAGCGATAGTTTAGATACTTTAGCAGCACAAAACATCACTATCACTTTATTCGAAATTAGTGATGATGTTAAAAACACAATAGACTTTAAAATTGCTGATAACGATAAACGTTCTAAAGAACTCTTAGTCAAACTTGAAAAAAGCAAAGCTTTACCAACTGTTGGAGCTTTTATTAGTGGTGGTTATTTAGGGAATAGCCAAAAATTCACTTTTTTAAATAACAACCAACAATGGGTTGGAACCGCAAATTTTGGAGCTAGAATTACCATTCCTATTTTTGGTGTAGGCTTACAAAGCGCAAGAACACAACGTGCGAAAATAAATTTAAACATTGCTGAAAATAATTTAAAAGAAACCGAACAACAGCTAAAACTTAAAATAGCTTCAGCAAAAAGCGAATATCAATTTGCAATAGAAGAGTACGATAATAAAAAAGATAATTTAAGGTTAGCAGAACGTATTGAAAAAAAGAATCAAACCAAATTTTTTGAAGGTATCGGTTCTAGTTTCGAGTTACGTCAAGCGCAAACACAATTATATACAGCGCAGAACCAATTATTACAAACTATGTTAGATGTAATTAACAAAAAAGCGGAGTTAGAAACTGTTCTAAATAACATATCACAAAAATAA
- a CDS encoding nitrous oxide reductase family maturation protein NosD: MKNLSLFLFAILLVNTSIAQTITVCKTCSISSLKDAISQAKDFDTILIKKGTYKEYSILVDKPLTIIGENYPIIDGELKGEIITVVSDNVTVDGLFIINVGTSYTEDYAAIRVKNSKNFVIQNLVLEKLFFGIYIEKSRDGKVYHNKIIGDAVEEYNSGNGIQLWYSKNVQIEHNFVQHVRDGIYLEFSDDCLIKNNVSTLNVRYGLHFMFSNDDIYQDNTFENNGAGVAVMFSKRIKMHNNLFKENWGTASYGMLLKEINDAEIIGNTFEDNTIGINIEGSNRIIYKHNNFSNNGWAIKVKGACYTNTFTENNFLYNSFDIAYNSNVNDNVFDKNYWSNYTGYDLDKNGIGDIPFRPVKLFSYIVNRTPETIILLRSMFIDIIDFSEKVSPVFTPDDLLDNNPQIKKITW; the protein is encoded by the coding sequence ATGAAGAATCTAAGTTTGTTTTTATTCGCTATTTTATTGGTTAACACTAGTATTGCTCAAACTATTACCGTTTGTAAAACATGTTCTATTTCTAGTTTAAAAGATGCCATTAGTCAAGCAAAAGATTTCGACACTATACTTATAAAAAAAGGAACTTACAAGGAGTATTCTATTTTAGTAGATAAACCACTTACAATAATAGGAGAAAATTACCCTATAATTGATGGCGAATTAAAAGGTGAAATAATCACCGTTGTTTCAGACAATGTAACGGTTGATGGATTATTTATTATAAATGTTGGCACAAGTTATACCGAAGATTACGCAGCTATTCGTGTAAAGAATAGCAAAAATTTTGTGATTCAGAATTTAGTTTTAGAAAAGCTTTTCTTCGGAATTTATATCGAAAAATCAAGAGACGGGAAAGTGTATCATAATAAGATAATTGGAGATGCTGTTGAAGAATACAATTCTGGAAATGGAATTCAACTTTGGTACAGTAAAAATGTGCAAATTGAACACAATTTTGTCCAACACGTTCGCGATGGTATTTATTTAGAATTTTCTGATGATTGTTTAATCAAGAATAATGTTAGCACATTAAACGTACGTTATGGATTGCATTTTATGTTTTCTAATGATGATATTTACCAAGACAATACCTTCGAAAACAATGGAGCAGGTGTTGCTGTAATGTTCTCCAAACGCATAAAAATGCACAACAACCTTTTTAAAGAAAATTGGGGAACTGCATCTTATGGCATGCTACTTAAAGAAATTAACGATGCCGAAATTATTGGTAATACTTTTGAAGATAACACCATTGGCATTAATATAGAAGGCTCTAACCGAATTATTTACAAACACAATAATTTCTCGAATAATGGTTGGGCAATTAAGGTAAAAGGCGCCTGCTACACCAATACGTTTACAGAAAATAATTTCCTCTATAACTCTTTCGATATTGCATACAATAGTAATGTAAATGACAATGTTTTTGATAAAAATTATTGGAGCAACTATACAGGTTACGATCTCGACAAAAATGGTATTGGAGATATACCTTTTAGACCTGTAAAATTGTTTTCGTACATAGTAAACCGAACACCAGAAACCATTATTTTATTACGTAGTATGTTTATTGATATTATTGATTTTTCCGAAAAAGTCTCACCCGTTTTCACTCCAGATGATTTACTAGATAATAATCCACAAATAAAAAAAATAACATGGTAA
- a CDS encoding TonB-dependent receptor plug domain-containing protein, whose protein sequence is MKNFIILTICLLFSGFLFAQEEQIKIKKDTTQLEEVILFGTRKLSNYRQEKTLSSIDNYLEKANNITMIKRGNYAWEPTINNMNSDRLNVTIDGMQIFGACTDKMDPITSYVDVSNLEKVTIGSGQSGTENGHCLGGGIDLKLPSSKFNETGLKTSLDLGYETNGNYKTTGLDLEYSGNRFYINADGIFRKSDNYDAGNNKEVLYSQFQKYNISLKTGYKLSENQSIDANIIYDKATDVGYPALPMDVSLAKALITSATHNYNNDSTFIQNLETKLYFNTITHIMDDSKRPDVPIRMDMPGWSDTYGFYSKATKNVNKHKLQLNVNGFYNRSLAEMTMYPNDTNQPAMFMYTWPDIRTLYTGVFAKDNFRFSDNETISTSLRFGFHKNKIAEQVGLESLHIFYPNLEDTKTRFLTSIATSYNYKKKDYDYSFGVGYGERAPSVSEGYGFFLYNSFDNYDYIGNPTLKNEKAVEANAKANYHTDKFHVGIEASYFYIMDYIVGNIDPSLSQMTIGANGVRIYNALPNATIFDTYVNSSYKFSKSFSINATLGYNYGKGSNNENLQHIKPFSYLAEASYNTSKFNASLQLEGNGNQSQYSSFYGEDETSTYGIVNLNLGNMFYTNNNKWILKYGVENVLDANYSTYADWNNIPRQGRNFYMNISFVLK, encoded by the coding sequence ATGAAAAACTTCATCATACTCACAATATGCCTTCTTTTTAGCGGATTCCTTTTTGCTCAAGAAGAACAGATTAAAATTAAAAAGGATACTACTCAATTAGAAGAAGTTATTTTATTTGGCACACGTAAACTTAGCAATTATCGACAAGAAAAAACATTATCGAGCATAGACAATTACTTAGAAAAAGCCAATAATATAACCATGATAAAACGTGGTAACTACGCTTGGGAACCAACAATAAATAACATGAATAGCGATCGCTTAAATGTTACTATTGATGGCATGCAAATTTTTGGTGCTTGTACAGATAAAATGGACCCAATTACCTCTTATGTAGATGTTTCTAATTTAGAAAAAGTAACCATTGGCTCTGGACAATCTGGAACAGAAAACGGACATTGCCTTGGTGGTGGAATTGATTTAAAACTACCCAGTTCAAAATTTAATGAAACTGGATTAAAAACAAGTTTAGATCTTGGCTACGAAACCAATGGGAATTATAAAACCACTGGTCTGGACTTAGAATATTCTGGTAATCGGTTTTATATTAATGCAGATGGGATTTTTCGTAAATCAGATAATTACGATGCAGGAAACAACAAAGAAGTGTTGTACTCCCAATTTCAGAAATATAATATCTCATTAAAAACAGGTTATAAACTATCAGAAAACCAATCTATAGATGCTAATATTATTTACGATAAAGCTACAGATGTTGGTTATCCAGCATTACCTATGGATGTCTCTTTAGCTAAAGCTTTAATTACCTCAGCAACTCATAATTACAATAACGATTCTACGTTTATACAGAACCTAGAAACAAAACTTTATTTTAATACCATTACACATATTATGGACGACTCTAAACGCCCAGATGTTCCAATTAGAATGGATATGCCTGGCTGGAGTGACACTTATGGTTTTTATAGTAAAGCAACAAAAAACGTTAATAAGCATAAGTTGCAGTTAAATGTAAATGGGTTTTATAATCGGTCTCTTGCAGAAATGACAATGTATCCAAACGACACCAACCAACCAGCAATGTTTATGTACACTTGGCCAGATATTAGAACGCTATATACAGGTGTTTTTGCAAAAGATAATTTCCGCTTTAGCGATAACGAAACCATTAGCACTTCTTTACGCTTTGGTTTTCATAAAAACAAAATTGCAGAACAAGTAGGTCTCGAAAGTTTACACATTTTTTATCCTAATTTGGAAGATACAAAAACACGGTTTTTAACAAGTATTGCAACATCTTATAACTACAAAAAAAAGGATTACGATTATAGTTTTGGTGTAGGTTATGGAGAGCGTGCACCATCTGTTAGCGAAGGTTATGGTTTTTTCTTATATAATAGTTTCGATAATTACGATTATATAGGAAACCCAACATTAAAAAACGAAAAAGCAGTAGAAGCCAATGCTAAAGCTAATTATCATACAGATAAATTTCATGTAGGTATTGAAGCCTCTTACTTTTATATTATGGATTATATTGTTGGAAATATAGATCCTTCTTTAAGCCAAATGACTATTGGAGCAAATGGTGTTAGAATATACAACGCTTTACCTAATGCTACTATTTTTGATACTTATGTAAATTCATCTTACAAATTTTCTAAATCATTTTCTATTAATGCAACACTTGGATACAACTACGGCAAAGGTAGTAATAACGAAAACTTACAACATATTAAACCTTTCTCTTATTTGGCAGAAGCGAGCTATAATACCTCAAAATTTAATGCAAGTTTACAATTAGAAGGCAATGGCAACCAAAGCCAATACAGTAGTTTCTATGGCGAAGATGAAACCTCTACTTATGGGATTGTAAACCTAAATTTAGGAAACATGTTTTACACAAATAACAATAAATGGATTTTAAAATATGGTGTAGAAAATGTGTTAGATGCTAATTATTCTACTTATGCAGACTGGAATAATATCCCAAGACAAGGGCGTAATTTTTATATGAATATATCTTTTGTTTTAAAATAA
- a CDS encoding TetR/AcrR family transcriptional regulator, producing the protein MREKIIHKSAELFLTLGFKSVTMDDIANELGISKKTIYQHFDNKTKLVEATTLHMFENICGGIDCICNASENPIEELYDIKMFVMNYLKNEKTSPQHQLKKYYPQIHQQLQIKQFEKMHVSVKESIQKGVDTNLFRENIDVDFISRMYFNGMSGIKDDHIFPSTLFTMDYLMESYLEYHLRAICSDKGLQTLNKFINTNQS; encoded by the coding sequence ATGAGAGAAAAAATTATACATAAATCCGCAGAATTGTTTCTAACACTTGGCTTTAAAAGTGTTACAATGGATGATATCGCTAATGAATTAGGCATATCTAAAAAAACAATTTATCAGCATTTCGATAATAAGACAAAACTAGTAGAAGCAACTACATTACATATGTTTGAAAACATTTGTGGTGGTATTGATTGCATTTGTAATGCATCAGAGAATCCTATTGAAGAATTATACGACATTAAAATGTTTGTGATGAATTATCTAAAAAATGAGAAAACATCTCCTCAACATCAATTAAAAAAATATTATCCTCAAATACACCAACAGCTTCAAATTAAACAATTTGAAAAAATGCATGTTTCTGTAAAAGAAAGCATACAAAAAGGTGTTGACACCAACTTATTTAGAGAAAACATTGACGTAGATTTTATTTCTAGAATGTACTTTAATGGTATGTCTGGTATTAAAGACGACCACATTTTTCCTTCAACATTATTTACAATGGATTATCTAATGGAAAGCTACTTAGAATACCATTTAAGAGCTATTTGCAGTGATAAAGGACTGCAAACACTGAATAAATTTATTAACACAAACCAATCTTAA
- the nosZ gene encoding Sec-dependent nitrous-oxide reductase, producing MKNILKSTLAILGVLVTFSSCNNSSNSGQKSGALASNVAERVYVAPGEYDSHYAFLSGGYSGNLTVYGLPSGRMFKEIPVFSQFPTSGYGYSEETKPMLNTSHGFIPWGDAHHPDISQTKGEIDGRFIFINENNTPRIAKIDLKTFETTEIIEVPNSAGNHSSSFVTENTEYVVAGTRFSVPIPQRDMPIKEYKGNFKGALSFISVAPETGEMDIKFQVLMPGFNYDLSHPGRGKSHGWFFFTTYNTEEASTLLEVNASQNDKDFIAAINWKKIEEYVNNGGGTMMPANYAHNVYDESTHTATSTMKKEVRVVNPSEVPGAVYFLPTPKSPHGCDVDPSGEYIVGNGKLSANLTVHSFTKMLDAIENKKFAGEAYGIPILNFEDVLAGVVEQPGLGPLHTEFDGKGNAYTTFFISSEVVKWKLGTWEVIDRKPTYYSVGHLTIPGGNSGKPQGKYMFAMNKITKDRYLPTGPEMEHSAQLYDISGDKMELLLDFPTHGEPHYAAAMEASLIKERSQKIYKLADNKHPYAAKSDADTKVVRKGKDVHIYLTTIRSHFSPDNIEGVKVGDKVYFHVTNLEQDFDVPHGFAVIGQNNSELLVMPGQTKTSVWEPKQVGVWPFYCTDFCSALHQEMQGYIRVSAANSDTPIKWSLGEDIE from the coding sequence ATGAAAAATATATTAAAATCAACCCTTGCAATTTTAGGTGTTCTAGTAACATTTTCGAGTTGTAATAATTCGAGCAATTCAGGTCAAAAATCTGGAGCCTTAGCTAGTAATGTCGCAGAAAGAGTATATGTTGCTCCTGGAGAATACGATTCGCATTACGCCTTTTTATCTGGAGGCTACAGTGGTAACCTTACTGTTTATGGTTTACCTTCTGGTAGAATGTTTAAAGAAATTCCTGTATTCTCGCAGTTCCCAACATCAGGTTATGGGTATTCTGAAGAAACCAAACCAATGTTAAATACCTCTCATGGTTTTATTCCTTGGGGAGATGCACACCATCCAGACATCTCTCAAACTAAAGGTGAAATTGACGGTCGTTTTATTTTTATAAATGAAAACAATACACCTAGAATTGCAAAAATTGACCTAAAAACATTTGAAACAACAGAAATTATTGAAGTTCCTAATAGCGCAGGAAATCACAGTTCTTCTTTTGTTACAGAGAACACAGAATATGTTGTAGCTGGAACACGTTTTTCTGTTCCAATTCCACAACGCGACATGCCTATAAAAGAGTACAAAGGTAATTTTAAAGGAGCCTTATCTTTTATAAGTGTAGCGCCTGAAACTGGAGAAATGGATATAAAATTTCAGGTACTAATGCCAGGGTTCAACTATGATTTATCACATCCTGGACGTGGGAAATCTCATGGATGGTTTTTCTTTACCACTTATAATACAGAAGAAGCTAGTACACTTTTAGAGGTTAACGCTTCGCAAAATGACAAAGATTTTATTGCAGCTATAAACTGGAAAAAAATTGAAGAATATGTTAATAATGGTGGCGGAACAATGATGCCTGCTAATTACGCACATAATGTTTATGATGAAAGCACACATACTGCCACATCTACCATGAAAAAAGAAGTACGTGTGGTTAACCCATCAGAAGTTCCTGGAGCTGTATATTTCTTACCAACTCCAAAATCACCACATGGTTGTGATGTAGATCCTTCTGGAGAATATATTGTAGGTAATGGTAAACTATCGGCTAATTTAACGGTACATTCTTTTACAAAAATGTTAGATGCTATTGAAAACAAAAAGTTTGCTGGTGAAGCTTACGGAATTCCAATTTTAAACTTCGAAGATGTTTTAGCTGGAGTTGTAGAGCAACCAGGATTAGGACCGTTACACACAGAGTTTGATGGAAAAGGAAATGCATATACTACATTCTTTATTTCTTCGGAAGTTGTAAAATGGAAATTAGGGACTTGGGAAGTTATTGATAGAAAACCTACATACTATTCTGTTGGTCACTTAACAATTCCTGGCGGAAATTCAGGAAAACCTCAAGGTAAATACATGTTTGCAATGAATAAAATAACAAAAGACCGTTATTTACCAACAGGTCCTGAAATGGAGCATTCTGCACAATTGTATGATATTTCTGGAGATAAAATGGAATTACTTTTAGATTTCCCTACACATGGTGAGCCGCATTATGCTGCTGCAATGGAAGCAAGTTTAATAAAAGAACGTTCTCAAAAAATCTATAAATTAGCAGATAACAAACATCCTTATGCTGCAAAATCTGATGCAGATACTAAGGTTGTTAGAAAAGGTAAAGACGTACATATTTACTTAACAACGATTAGAAGTCACTTCTCTCCTGATAATATAGAAGGCGTAAAAGTTGGAGACAAAGTCTACTTCCACGTTACTAATTTAGAACAAGATTTTGATGTACCTCATGGATTTGCTGTAATAGGCCAAAACAATTCAGAATTACTAGTAATGCCAGGACAAACCAAAACATCTGTTTGGGAGCCAAAACAAGTTGGTGTATGGCCATTTTACTGTACAGATTTCTGTTCTGCATTACACCAAGAAATGCAAGGCTACATAAGAGTATCTGCTGCAAATTCAGACACACCAATTAAGTGGTCTCTTGGAGAAGATATTGAATAA
- a CDS encoding ABC transporter ATP-binding protein translates to MVTIENLHKKFGKNQVLSGLDLTINEGGIFAVLGPNGSGKTTLIKAVLGMVIPDKGKITVLGENIKKNSNYRHKIDYLPQIANFPSNLKVKELIKMIKDLRKPTNEDQRLIELFRLEPFLDKKLGNLSGGTKQKVNLVLAFMFDSPLIILDEPTTGLDPISLIRLKDLIQAEKAKGKTILITSHIMSFVEEISDEIVFILEGKIYFKGPISELKTKTNQPNFEHAIASILTDNHA, encoded by the coding sequence ATGGTAACTATTGAAAATCTACATAAAAAATTCGGTAAAAACCAAGTGTTAAGTGGCTTAGATTTAACCATTAACGAAGGCGGTATTTTTGCCGTTCTAGGCCCAAATGGTTCTGGAAAAACAACCTTAATTAAAGCTGTTTTAGGAATGGTAATTCCAGATAAAGGCAAAATTACTGTACTTGGAGAAAACATAAAAAAGAACTCTAACTACAGGCATAAAATTGATTACTTACCACAAATCGCTAATTTTCCAAGCAATTTAAAAGTGAAGGAATTAATTAAAATGATTAAAGATTTACGTAAACCTACAAATGAAGATCAACGTTTAATAGAGCTGTTTAGATTAGAACCTTTTTTAGATAAAAAATTAGGAAACCTTTCTGGTGGAACAAAACAAAAAGTAAATCTTGTTTTAGCCTTTATGTTTGATAGTCCATTAATTATTTTGGACGAACCAACAACAGGTTTAGATCCTATTTCATTAATTCGTTTAAAAGATTTAATTCAAGCAGAAAAAGCCAAAGGAAAAACAATCCTCATTACGTCTCATATTATGAGTTTTGTAGAAGAAATTTCAGATGAAATTGTATTTATATTAGAAGGAAAAATTTACTTTAAAGGACCTATTTCAGAATTAAAAACCAAGACCAATCAGCCAAATTTCGAACATGCGATTGCGTCTATATTAACAGATAATCATGCTTAA
- a CDS encoding polyprenyl synthetase family protein — protein MQNTQDYQGAFLDYLETFSKVREPKNLYEPISYILKLGGKRLRPVLTLMSAEIFNCDYKKAMNAALSIEVFHNFSLVHDDIMDAAPLRRGQQTVHEKWDSNTGILSGDAMLIMAYQLFENYEPETFQALAKLFSKTALEVCEGQQYDVDFETREDVTIPEYLKMIEYKTAVLVGAAMKMGAIVANASENDQDGIYEFGRLLGIAFQLQDDYLDAFGNPETFGKQVGGDIIENKKTYLYLKALAFLNASEARQLEQLFTVSLEDNFEKIETVKQFFVKSGSAEATQKEIENYTNKAFTVLETLNISEDKKALLKDFGNSLMTRKV, from the coding sequence ATGCAAAACACTCAAGATTACCAAGGCGCATTTTTAGACTATTTAGAAACGTTTTCTAAGGTTAGAGAGCCTAAAAATTTATACGAGCCTATTAGTTATATTTTAAAACTAGGAGGTAAGCGTTTGCGTCCAGTTTTAACATTAATGAGTGCTGAGATTTTTAATTGCGATTATAAAAAAGCTATGAATGCTGCTTTAAGTATAGAGGTATTTCATAATTTTTCGCTGGTTCACGATGATATTATGGACGCAGCACCTCTTAGAAGAGGGCAGCAAACTGTACATGAAAAATGGGACTCTAATACTGGTATCTTATCTGGAGATGCTATGCTTATTATGGCTTACCAATTATTCGAGAATTACGAACCAGAAACATTTCAAGCGTTAGCAAAACTGTTTAGTAAAACAGCTTTAGAGGTTTGCGAAGGGCAGCAATACGATGTGGATTTCGAAACTCGCGAAGATGTTACCATTCCAGAGTATCTAAAAATGATTGAATACAAAACAGCAGTTTTAGTTGGTGCTGCCATGAAAATGGGTGCTATTGTAGCAAATGCGTCAGAGAATGATCAAGATGGTATTTATGAGTTTGGTCGTTTGTTAGGTATTGCCTTTCAATTACAAGACGATTATTTAGATGCTTTTGGCAATCCAGAAACTTTTGGAAAGCAAGTTGGTGGAGATATAATTGAAAATAAGAAGACCTATTTATACTTAAAAGCTTTAGCGTTTTTAAATGCTTCTGAAGCGAGACAGTTAGAGCAATTATTCACTGTTAGTTTGGAAGATAATTTTGAAAAAATTGAAACTGTAAAACAGTTTTTTGTTAAGAGTGGTTCTGCGGAAGCAACCCAAAAGGAAATTGAAAATTATACTAATAAGGCGTTTACGGTTTTAGAAACATTGAATATTTCTGAAGATAAAAAAGCACTTTTAAAAGATTTTGGAAATTCGTTGATGACGCGAAAAGTATAA